DNA sequence from the Cucumis melo cultivar AY chromosome 6, USDA_Cmelo_AY_1.0, whole genome shotgun sequence genome:
ttgaAAATCCTTCACTAACAAAATGATCACGTACTGATTGTTCTCCAACATCTTGTTCGAATAAATAACAACATAAATAATAAGCAGCATCTTTTGAAATCCTATATTCCCAACCAATTAGGGTATTCATTGAACCAAGTTGAATTAAACCTTCTTGACTGTGACCCAAATTTTTTCAACGAAAAAGTAGGATTTCGAGGTTGGCATGGTCCTTTTCATAGATATGCTCTATGAACTTCGTCTCGAATATTACAATTGTAATCAAGAATTCTAATTATTAGACCAGGATTTGCTGGTAAATCGTCTAATTTTATACCTCTcataactattattatttttcttcaaaggaGATGGATGATGGCCccatcaattttcttttaaaatatttctccatttagattttaaattaaatcTACAATAACATAACATTGTAATGAGAATAAATCAAAAAGATATTGACATATAACAACAATATCATAACTTAAACAACCCAACAAATTTACTTAAGATCCATAAATTATATCAAGAATCAATAAAATAGTTATAAAACAAATGaactaataaaaaaataagaatgatTTAAAATATGAAAACCAAATGcaaattgttttttaaattaggAGATAAAGTTGATAGAAAAGTCAAGAAGAAGttgaataaattttaaaaactaaaacagaaaataagaatgattttaaatattaaaacgaatacatataaataaaataacaaacttaaaaagaaaaagataaataaataaataaaaatttacctCACAACCTATAAGAAAATGTTGAAGAACCAGAAAaagttaaaagataaaaaagctataaaaaattaagttgaagttttgtaaaaataaaaaaataaatgaaattggATAGTCTAGTAGCTTTAATTTAGGTGAACAATGgtgtataattattatttattgggTAGAAATTGAAGAgttgtaatttgaaaaaaaagaaaaatttggaaaataaattaCCTAGTTAAGATTCAAGTCTAGGTTGGGCGGAGCTGACAAATAGAGTAACCATTAAACTACctacaaatattaaaaattaaataattttcatttatatatataatacaaaacgACAAAGTTGAGGGAAGGCTCGTCTCTGGGCCTATACTAAATCCGTCGGTGGTCACCCTAATAGAGATCAGAATTTTTTATGGGAAGTTATCCAGACAAGCGGTCCTATGCTTTATCTGTTTTTAGTTCTCTCGTGTATGAATCCATTTATCCTTCAAAAAGCTCTTCTAGATAATTTTTTTGGACATTGGATTTACAACGCCAAACCCAAGTATAGATCTTGAATTCTCCTCAACCCTGTATGAATGAAAATGGCACTTACGTACAAAAAGCCCAAGGGGTGAAGTTTAAAAGGTTGGTGATCATAATTAATAGCAGAAAACAGAGGTTAAGATCAAATCTTGATTTGAAAAGGACTGGAAATTGAGGAAGGCACAAATTTTTCATGACACTGTGGTCAAGTTTTCTGGTGTTACCGACCATATAGCTTTATTCATCAACGATTTATTTTGGATCAAATCCTAAACCCAATAATAGGTagcataaaattaaaatataaaaggaTCAAATCTTGTTAAATGAGGTACAaggaattatatatatatatatatatatattatatataattaacaaTCAGCAATAGAATAATCTCGAAGAAAAATTAGGAGAAAGGGGAATTTACCTAGATAGAGAAAGAGACATCATAGGAATTGCTTTAGAAACTCTGTTGCTACAAGCCTTCCTCGAGTGTTCACGGACATTTTAAGTTCACTAATCTCTTTATCAATATCCTGCACAAATGTGGGGAAATAAAAGGATTATTCAACAAGCTCTCGGTTCAATAAACTTCTCTTTGATAATTACATAAACAATTCCACAAAAGGGAATTAGAAATGTTAGCTCTTAAATTTGTGCAGAACAGTTTGAAGTTGTGAAAGTCAATTGACAGAAGGATTTTTAGGTAAAAGAAATATTCAATTATGAACTCCTAGACAAGTTCAAGAAAGTTTTTGAAATACTGTATCTTCATTGCTGGACTTGATAAGATAAAAGCATACAGAAAACTCAgttgatgagaaaagaaaagcaaagaGATAATTAAGCAGAAGAGAATGAAATGAAGTAAATAACTACAAATTGATTGAGGTGGTGTTATCTTGCCTCCATAAACTGTACAATAAAATCAATGAGTTTTTGCTTCTGCATGTCCTCACAATGATAGTTCGTTATAAGAAAGCTAATGTCGTATCCCTGTAAAACGAAGCCAGAAAGAAATAAGAGATGAATTCTGAAGAACACTACATATGTTTTGCAAACAAAATAGCAAATCTGGAATATTGTCTAGAATAggtaaaaaagataaaagattacGGAGGAAGTAGTTCATATCGGAAAAGAAAACTTAGTTCCTTTGTAGAAAAACAATGGACCAGGATGGATTACGATTAGAGGCTTGTCgcttataataattatttttagttaTATGGAAGGGGAAGAGAAAAAAACAGGAGACAATTAATCCAGAATCCTTGACTCTTCAAGACAAGCCATGCATGGTTATAAAGGTTTAATACGACAACATATATTTGGACACAGCAATTTCACATACAACATTATTTTGTGTCACCATTTCTTAGTCAACGTTTCCAATTTCTTGCATTTGAATAATATATTGCTtgttaagatatatatatatatatatattctccaGAAAAAATATAAGGTAAACTGTACAAAATCAATTAATCAGATTATTTTTAGGTCATCCCAAAACCAAGACAAACTAGCTATGCAGACACAAATCGTTGTCGCTAAATAGCATCTCAATCTCATAGCCTATAGATTCAGTTTTTTTACTGTTCAGTCGGGcaataagagaataaaataaatgaaattggcgAATGTCTcttatcttttcaaaaaagaTGAATAAGACAAATGAACCTAGAACTCGTCTTTCAGTTCTCTCTCAATAGGAGGTAGACCAGTTTCAGTATCATGCCCtccaagaaaaataaaatatgacctcGTGGAAACTTGAGGATTCAGAAGACATAATCATCTTAGTAGTATAGTTCCCAAGTATTTTTAAGTGATTAGTCATAAATAATCTCCAATAGTTGAAAGTTTTTAGAAGAATAGTTCACAGTCGCTGTAATATATCATCTTAAACTAAAGCACAAAGCTAACGTCGTGATTAGACATTATCGTGGTACCTGTACAGGTTTTCTTCTCAACACCTGGAAAGCTTCTGCCCTCATTGACAGAAATCGAAGGAACTTTTTAGTTAGGATATTCTCTAGTTCATCTGTCTGCCTAACCTGAGCAcaagaaaaaattcaaataaaattattgtgAACAAGTGGATGTCAATCTATGATAATAATCGTACACATTCAGCAGTGTTTCATCCGGTAAGTGGATCAAAGGAATGAACAGAAAAAATTTATGGTAGTATGTTAGACCCCCTGTTATACTTCAGTATAGAAGGAGAgagaagaataaagaaaagaatagaATGTATATAATTGTGAGTGAAGTCGGTTAGGAGTGGGGACCACATATTAGGAATATAAATAGGAGAATGAGAGAGAAAGTAGTCAGTTAGTTTTTTTGTTGAAGTCTTCACTGTAAACTCTGAAGAGATAGGGTTACGGTAGGGAGAGAGAGTTCCATTATCGAATTGCATCTTGCAAATCAATTTTCATTCTATATTGTAATAGATTCTTTGAGATTTAATGAAGATTCTTTGATTCTCTTCTTGAGAATTCTGTGTTGGATTTTGAGAATTCTGTGTTGGATTTGAGATCCAACATATTGGTATCAGAGTACAAACTTGGGGAACCAAAGAAGATGGCCAAGAAGCACGAGGAAAGATTCGAATCGCTGGAACAGGAAGTATCAAAGATAAAGGTTGTCTTATAGAAGTTGCCGATGATGGAAGAGAAGTTATCGACGATTATGAAGAACATCGAACGCCTGAATGTGTAGAATGAAAAACAACAGCAACATCAACAAGCATTGATGAAAAACTTGGATCGGTTGAGTTCGAAAGCCGATAACAGCAGCACCAAGTACTTATGAAATACATTAAAAGTATGGTTAATGAAAAATCGGTAACGACTTCCGATACGGAAGGATCGTCCAGTAGAACGAAGgaaaatgaaggaaaaaagGTAGAAGGAATAACGATAAGTGATAATGTGATAGAAGAAACAAAAGCGAACATGAAGGAAGAGGAAGA
Encoded proteins:
- the LOC103496175 gene encoding actin-related protein 2/3 complex subunit 4-like, encoding MATTLRLYLTCIRNTLEAAMCLQNFPCQEVERHNKPEVELKTSSELLLNPILICRNESEKCLIETSINSLRISLKVRQTDELENILTKKFLRFLSMRAEAFQVLRRKPVQGYDISFLITNYHCEDMQKQKLIDFIVQFMEDIDKEISELKMSVNTRGRLVATEFLKQFL